A stretch of Prunus dulcis chromosome 6, ALMONDv2, whole genome shotgun sequence DNA encodes these proteins:
- the LOC117630324 gene encoding uncharacterized protein LOC117630324, translated as MIVVLMKDAKALGIIQNAVSDQIFPQIANADSVKMAWDLLYSEYHGGDQEVIAILKSQEQRFDMHCVDIAEKAFSSFSVNTKGQNKNSTQIGSAKSKNNWKPNNKPWESRPKPQQVGAAQSSNGSQYVHQDGVKPQCKVCSKFHFRECRYKGQSKCYKCDRFGHWARDCTANKGVQKANNASQVEVRGNLFYANCAISEKSANGEWYVGSGCINHMTGNKELLIDINTSVTGKVQMPSGEIVGIAGIGTLVLDTNSGTKYIREVMYLPGLKENLLSVGQMDEHIIWCLEATCAVSMMVLHWRISS; from the exons TGCTCATGAAGGACGCGAAGGCTCTGGGCATTATACAAAACGCAGTTTCTGACCAGATCTTTCCGCAGATTGCCAACGCTGACTCAGTTAAAATGGCATGGGATCTGCTCTATAGTGAGTACCACGGTGGTGATCAG GAGGTTATTGCAATACTGAAGAGCCAAGAGCAACGTTTTGACATGCATTGTGTGGACATAGCTGAGAAGGCATTTAGCTCTTTCTCAGTCAATACAAAAGGGCAGAACAAGAATAGTACACAAATTGGTTCTGCTAAGTCTAAGAACAATTGGAAGCCTAACAACAAACCATGGGAGTCTAGACCTAAGCCACAACAAGTTGGAGCTGCACAGAGCTCAAATGGATCACAATATGTGCATCAAGATGGAGTGAAGCCTCAATGCAAAGTATGctctaaatttcattttagaGAATGTCGATATAAGGGTCAATCTAAGTGCTATAAGTGTGATAGATTTGGACATTGGGCTAGGGACTGTACTGCAAACAAAGGAGTGCAGAAAGCAAATAATGCAAGCCAAGTAGAAGTAAGAGgaaatttgttttatgcaAACTGTGCAATTTCAGAGAAGAGTGCAAATGGAGAGTGGTATGTAGGCAGTGGTTGCATTAACCATATGACTGGGAACAAGGAGCTGTTAATTGACATAAATACTAGTGTAACAGGAAAGGTGCAAATGCCATCCGGGGAGATTGTAGGTATAGCTGGTATAGGTACCTTAGTACTTGACACAAACTCTGGTACAAAGTATATCAGAGAAGTCATGTATTTGCCtggtttgaaagaaaatctgTTGAGTGTGGGCCAAATGGATGAACATATCATTTGGTGTTTGGAAGCAACATGTGCAGTATCTATGATGGTTCTTCACTGGAGAATCTCATCATGA